The Chryseobacterium indicum genome contains a region encoding:
- the accD gene encoding acetyl-CoA carboxylase, carboxyltransferase subunit beta — MAFEWFKRKAQNITTSTDEKKDVPKGLWHQTPSGKVVEHDELKRNNYVSPEDGFHVRIGSAEFFDILFDEGKFTELDANVESIDILNFKDTKSYTDRLKEVKAKTKLTDSIRNAVGTVKGTEMVVSCMDFAFIGGSLGSVMGEKIRRAIDYCIEKKLPYMIICQSGGARMQEATYSLMQLAKVQAKLAQLSEAGLLYIAYLCDPTFGGITASFAMTADIIMAEPGALIGFAGPRVIRETIGRDLPEGFQTSEFLQEKGFVDFIVKRTEIRDTVAKTVNLLAVKA, encoded by the coding sequence ATGGCATTCGAGTGGTTTAAAAGAAAAGCACAAAATATTACGACATCTACTGATGAGAAAAAAGACGTTCCCAAAGGTCTTTGGCATCAGACTCCATCAGGAAAAGTGGTGGAGCATGACGAATTAAAGAGAAATAACTATGTTTCTCCGGAAGACGGTTTCCATGTAAGAATAGGAAGTGCAGAATTTTTTGATATCCTTTTCGATGAAGGCAAATTCACGGAACTGGATGCCAATGTTGAAAGTATTGACATTCTGAACTTTAAAGATACTAAATCTTACACAGACCGTCTGAAAGAAGTAAAGGCTAAAACCAAACTTACAGACTCTATCAGAAACGCAGTAGGAACTGTAAAAGGTACTGAAATGGTGGTTTCCTGTATGGATTTTGCTTTCATCGGCGGTTCTTTAGGTTCTGTAATGGGTGAAAAAATCAGAAGAGCGATCGATTACTGTATTGAGAAAAAACTTCCTTATATGATTATCTGCCAATCTGGTGGCGCGAGAATGCAGGAAGCAACGTATTCTTTGATGCAATTGGCTAAAGTACAGGCTAAACTGGCTCAGCTTTCAGAAGCGGGACTTTTATACATCGCTTATCTTTGTGATCCTACTTTTGGCGGAATTACAGCTTCTTTCGCAATGACAGCAGATATTATCATGGCTGAACCGGGAGCTTTAATCGGTTTCGCAGGACCAAGAGTTATCCGTGAAACCATCGGAAGAGATTTACCGGAAGGTTTTCAGACTTCAGAATTCCTTCAGGAAAAAGGTTTTGTAGATTTTATCGTTAAAAGAACAGAAATCCGAGATACTGTTGCCAAAACAGTGAATTTATTAGCTGTAAAAGCATAA
- a CDS encoding DUF2809 domain-containing protein → MEGKELAFRVTFNYTYFLATVFIFLTEVLIATKLKDIFFVRAYLGDVIVVMLIYTFIKTFFRIEDNKKLILGILIFSFLIEFAQYFNIAEKLGFRKGSLMYIVIGNSFSWIDILCYFVGCLLLFVFVKLQKNPQTTH, encoded by the coding sequence GTGGAAGGAAAAGAATTGGCATTTCGGGTTACATTTAATTATACATATTTTCTGGCTACCGTTTTTATATTTCTGACAGAAGTTTTAATCGCTACCAAACTTAAAGATATTTTCTTTGTGAGAGCCTATCTCGGAGATGTGATTGTTGTGATGCTGATCTATACTTTCATCAAAACATTTTTCAGAATTGAAGATAATAAAAAATTGATTCTCGGTATCCTGATTTTTTCTTTTTTGATAGAATTTGCCCAATATTTCAATATTGCTGAAAAATTAGGCTTCCGGAAAGGAAGCCTGATGTATATCGTGATCGGAAATTCGTTTTCGTGGATTGATATTTTGTGTTATTTCGTTGGATGTTTATTGCTTTTTGTTTTTGTTAAATTGCAGAAAAATCCTCAAACAACACATTAA
- the fbaA gene encoding class II fructose-bisphosphate aldolase yields the protein MSRIFPAGVATGQLVTDIFQHAKENKFALPAVNVIGSSNVNAVLETAAKLNSPVIIQFSNGGAAYNAGKGLSNDGQKAAILGAVAGAKHIHTLAEAYGATVILHTDHAAKKLLPWIDGLMDANEEFYKQTGKSLYSSHMLDLSEESLEENLEISAQYFERMAKLQMTLEVEIGVTGGEEDGVDNSDVDNSKLYTQPEDIAYTYEKLKAVSDNFTIAAAFGNVHGVYKPGNVVLTPKILDNSQKYVQEKFGTAEKPINFVFHGGSGSTLEEIREAIDYGVIKMNIDTDLQFAYTEGIRDYMVNNIDYLRTQIGNPEGEEKPNKKFYDPRVWVRKGEETFSKRLVQAFEDLNNVNTLK from the coding sequence ATGAGCAGAATTTTCCCGGCAGGAGTTGCCACAGGTCAATTAGTTACTGATATTTTTCAGCATGCTAAAGAAAACAAATTTGCATTACCAGCAGTAAACGTAATTGGTTCCAGCAACGTAAACGCGGTTTTGGAAACTGCAGCAAAACTAAACTCACCTGTTATCATTCAGTTCTCTAACGGAGGAGCTGCTTACAACGCAGGAAAAGGGTTAAGCAACGACGGACAGAAAGCAGCTATTTTAGGAGCTGTAGCCGGAGCAAAACATATCCATACCCTTGCAGAAGCTTACGGAGCAACGGTAATCCTTCACACAGACCATGCTGCAAAAAAATTATTGCCTTGGATCGACGGATTGATGGATGCTAACGAAGAATTCTACAAGCAGACAGGAAAATCTCTGTATTCTTCTCACATGTTGGATCTTTCTGAAGAATCTTTAGAAGAAAATCTAGAAATCTCCGCTCAGTATTTCGAAAGAATGGCTAAACTTCAAATGACTTTAGAAGTAGAAATCGGAGTTACAGGAGGTGAAGAAGACGGTGTAGATAATTCGGATGTAGACAATTCTAAATTATATACGCAACCGGAAGATATCGCTTACACTTATGAAAAGTTAAAAGCTGTTTCTGATAACTTTACGATTGCTGCTGCTTTCGGAAACGTACACGGTGTTTATAAGCCAGGAAACGTGGTTCTTACGCCAAAAATCCTTGATAATTCTCAGAAATACGTTCAGGAGAAATTCGGAACTGCTGAAAAGCCGATTAATTTCGTATTCCACGGAGGTTCAGGATCTACTTTGGAAGAGATCAGAGAAGCGATTGATTACGGGGTAATTAAAATGAATATTGATACTGACCTTCAGTTCGCATACACAGAAGGAATCAGAGATTATATGGTAAACAATATCGATTATTTAAGAACTCAGATCGGAAACCCTGAAGGAGAAGAAAAACCGAACAAAAAATTCTATGACCCAAGAGTTTGGGTAAGAAAAGGTGAAGAAACTTTCTCTAAGAGACTGGTTCAGGCATTTGAAGATTTAAATAACGTAAATACGCTAAAATAA
- a CDS encoding bestrophin family protein has translation MRVYNTKHFLKILFSLHKSDTLKILFPSMILVGLYTWGVEYLEIEHFRLNSKSGISNVGLIHSLLGFVLSLLLVFRTNTAYDRWWEGRKLWGKLVNDTRNFAIKVNTILGDDRQNAEQIARYLKFFPHFLAKHLSKESTRLALDEDYSEIEKELKNHGPSEIIILMSHKLNQLKKEGKISDIEMLYLDTQLSGFLDVCGGCERIKNTPIPYSYSSFIKKFIILYVFALPIAYVINIGNYIIPLTVFIYYVLMSLELIAEEIEDPFNNDENDIPMETIAQNIEKNVHQIMGTKK, from the coding sequence ATGAGAGTTTACAACACCAAACATTTCCTGAAAATCCTTTTCAGCCTGCATAAAAGCGACACTTTAAAAATATTATTTCCAAGCATGATCCTCGTCGGATTATATACGTGGGGCGTAGAATATCTTGAAATTGAGCATTTCCGGCTTAATTCAAAATCAGGGATCAGCAATGTGGGTTTAATTCATTCTCTATTAGGCTTTGTGCTTTCTTTATTGTTGGTTTTCAGAACAAACACAGCTTACGATCGATGGTGGGAAGGCAGAAAACTGTGGGGAAAACTGGTGAATGACACCCGTAATTTTGCCATAAAAGTCAATACTATTTTGGGCGACGACAGACAGAATGCTGAGCAAATTGCAAGATATTTAAAGTTTTTTCCTCACTTTTTAGCAAAACATTTATCTAAAGAATCTACCCGACTGGCTTTGGATGAAGATTATTCCGAAATAGAGAAAGAGCTTAAAAATCACGGTCCGAGTGAAATTATCATTCTGATGAGTCACAAATTAAATCAGTTAAAGAAAGAAGGAAAAATCTCGGATATTGAAATGCTGTATCTCGACACCCAGCTTTCGGGTTTTCTTGATGTTTGCGGCGGTTGTGAGAGAATTAAAAATACGCCGATTCCGTATTCTTATTCATCGTTCATCAAAAAGTTTATCATTCTGTATGTTTTTGCGCTGCCGATTGCTTATGTCATCAATATCGGAAATTACATTATCCCGCTTACGGTATTCATTTATTATGTTCTGATGAGTCTTGAGCTGATTGCTGAAGAAATTGAAGATCCTTTTAATAATGATGAAAATGATATTCCGATGGAAACCATTGCCCAGAATATTGAGAAAAACGTTCATCAGATCATGGGTACTAAAAAATAA
- the mutS gene encoding DNA mismatch repair protein MutS, with product MAKAAKKETPLMTQYNTIKAKYPDALLLFRVGDFYETFGQDAVRTSQILGIVLTKRANGEGHIELAGFPHHSVDSYLPKLVRAGMRVAICDQLEDPKMVKGIVKRGVTELVTPGVTFNDQVLNSKKNNFLLSLHKEKEKFGIALVDISTGEFLVSEGNLEKLLHIVNTFDPSEIIYQRSVQIPEQLKNKNAFKLEDWAYQYNFAYEKLTNHFKTNSLKGFGVESQPLAITAAGAIFAYLVEDTHHNLLSHITKIQIIPQEDFLMMDNFTLRNLEIVYPSNPQGKSLLDIIDKTSTPMGGRLLRRRIILPLKSVDEINRRLSLIDFLNENDHLKYEISQLLKSISDLDRLMGKLAAEKISPKELGYLRQSLINIHKIKVLLHPHADILAWLDPLYDQDELIKCLQNHLNDELPVNLSKGNVIKEGISEELDRLRGLQSKGRGFLDEMCQREIERTGISSLKIDFNNVFGYYIEVRNTHKDKVPNDWLRKQTLVNAERYITEELKEYENQILGAEEKIGVLENELYRNVCSETMVHIDQIQENSKIIAQLDVAVGLSELAVSESYTKPVLNESFAIDLKEARHPIIENALPLGEKYIPNDIFLDKDSQQIIMVTGPNMAGKSAILRQTAIVCLLAQIGSFVPAKHAEIGVLDKIFTRVGATDNISAGESTFMVEMNEAANILNNISERSLILLDEIGRGTSTYDGVSIAWAIAEYLHQHPTQAKTLFATHYHELNEMTVSFERVKNFHVSIQENKGNIIFLRKLVPGGSEHSFGIHVAKLAGMPSKVVNRANEILKTLEASRSQSGGSSEKIKRVTEENIQLSFFQLDDPVLESIKEELTKIDINTLTPIEALMKLNAIKKMIGG from the coding sequence ATGGCAAAGGCAGCGAAGAAAGAAACCCCGTTAATGACGCAGTACAATACCATCAAGGCGAAATATCCTGATGCGCTTTTGCTATTCAGAGTAGGGGATTTTTATGAAACTTTCGGGCAGGATGCCGTGAGAACGTCACAGATCTTAGGAATTGTTTTAACGAAAAGAGCCAATGGTGAAGGTCATATCGAACTGGCTGGTTTTCCGCACCATTCGGTAGATTCTTACCTGCCAAAACTCGTAAGAGCGGGAATGAGAGTTGCGATCTGCGACCAGTTGGAAGATCCGAAAATGGTGAAGGGAATCGTAAAAAGGGGAGTCACGGAACTGGTAACACCGGGAGTTACGTTCAACGATCAGGTTCTAAATTCAAAAAAGAACAATTTTCTTCTTTCCCTTCATAAAGAAAAGGAAAAATTCGGGATTGCTTTAGTGGATATTTCTACAGGGGAATTTCTGGTGAGTGAAGGAAATCTGGAAAAACTGCTTCATATCGTCAATACATTTGATCCGAGTGAGATTATCTACCAGCGAAGTGTTCAGATTCCTGAACAGCTTAAAAATAAAAATGCCTTTAAACTTGAAGACTGGGCGTATCAGTATAATTTTGCCTACGAAAAACTGACGAATCACTTTAAAACCAATTCATTAAAAGGTTTTGGAGTGGAAAGTCAGCCATTGGCAATTACCGCAGCAGGAGCGATTTTCGCTTATCTGGTGGAAGATACGCATCATAATTTACTGTCTCACATCACCAAAATTCAGATCATTCCGCAGGAAGACTTTCTGATGATGGATAATTTTACGCTGAGAAATCTTGAAATTGTGTATCCAAGCAATCCGCAGGGGAAATCACTGTTAGATATTATCGATAAAACATCCACTCCGATGGGAGGAAGATTGTTGAGACGAAGAATAATCTTACCATTAAAATCAGTGGATGAAATCAACAGAAGATTGTCTTTAATTGATTTTTTAAACGAAAATGACCATCTGAAATATGAAATTTCCCAATTATTAAAATCGATTTCCGATCTGGATCGACTGATGGGAAAACTGGCAGCGGAAAAAATTTCACCGAAAGAATTGGGATATCTTCGCCAGAGTTTAATCAATATCCATAAAATCAAAGTGTTGCTTCATCCTCATGCCGATATTCTGGCTTGGCTGGATCCGTTGTACGATCAGGATGAATTGATAAAATGCCTTCAAAATCATCTGAATGATGAACTTCCGGTGAATTTATCGAAAGGAAACGTCATTAAAGAAGGAATTTCCGAAGAACTGGATCGCTTAAGAGGATTACAATCCAAAGGTCGAGGTTTTCTGGATGAAATGTGTCAGAGAGAAATCGAAAGAACAGGAATTTCAAGTCTGAAAATCGATTTTAATAACGTTTTCGGCTATTATATTGAAGTCAGAAATACCCATAAAGATAAAGTTCCAAATGACTGGCTGAGAAAACAGACGCTGGTAAATGCGGAACGCTACATCACGGAAGAACTGAAAGAATATGAAAATCAGATTCTTGGAGCCGAAGAAAAAATCGGAGTTTTAGAAAACGAACTGTACAGAAATGTATGTTCCGAAACGATGGTTCATATTGATCAGATTCAGGAAAACTCTAAAATTATTGCACAGTTGGATGTTGCCGTTGGTTTATCCGAACTGGCTGTTTCTGAGAGTTATACCAAACCTGTTTTAAATGAAAGTTTTGCGATTGATTTAAAAGAAGCAAGACATCCGATCATAGAAAATGCCCTTCCTTTAGGCGAAAAATACATTCCGAATGATATTTTCTTAGATAAAGATTCTCAGCAGATCATCATGGTAACCGGACCGAACATGGCGGGTAAATCGGCAATTCTTCGTCAGACTGCAATTGTTTGTCTTTTGGCTCAGATCGGAAGTTTTGTTCCTGCAAAACATGCTGAAATCGGAGTTTTAGATAAAATTTTTACAAGAGTTGGCGCAACGGATAATATTTCTGCAGGTGAATCAACTTTCATGGTGGAAATGAACGAGGCAGCGAATATTCTAAATAATATTTCCGAGAGAAGTTTAATTTTACTTGACGAAATCGGGCGCGGAACTTCTACCTATGACGGAGTTTCCATTGCTTGGGCGATTGCGGAATATCTTCACCAACATCCGACTCAGGCAAAAACGCTGTTTGCAACGCATTATCACGAGCTGAATGAAATGACCGTAAGTTTCGAGCGCGTGAAAAATTTCCACGTTTCCATTCAGGAGAATAAAGGAAATATCATCTTTTTGAGAAAGCTGGTTCCGGGAGGAAGCGAACACAGTTTCGGTATTCATGTGGCAAAACTGGCGGGAATGCCATCCAAAGTCGTAAACAGAGCCAATGAAATTCTGAAAACGCTGGAAGCAAGCCGTTCCCAAAGCGGAGGTTCTTCTGAAAAGATCAAGCGCGTTACGGAAGAAAATATTCAACTTTCTTTCTTTCAGTTAGACGATCCGGTTCTGGAAAGCATCAAAGAAGAATTAACGAAAATCGACATCAATACATTAACGCCGATTGAAGCGTTGATGAAACTGAATGCGATTAAGAAAATGATTGGAGGATAG
- a CDS encoding energy transducer TonB, with translation MKKLIIFLGLFVSVFLFAQTQYNSVTEIPDYAVLKTKMKLEDAVTKADTPAEFLGGMETFKKQFSEKMDVIDVKSKKINTRVYFIVEKTGYVRYVTALGDDPKHSKAAEIAVRRLFVKWKPATIKGEPVRFLYTFPLTLKKF, from the coding sequence ATGAAAAAGCTGATTATTTTTCTGGGCTTATTTGTAAGCGTCTTTCTATTTGCACAGACTCAATATAATTCGGTAACGGAAATTCCGGATTATGCCGTTTTAAAAACAAAAATGAAACTGGAAGATGCCGTTACAAAAGCAGACACTCCTGCCGAATTTCTCGGTGGAATGGAAACTTTTAAAAAACAGTTTTCAGAGAAAATGGATGTAATTGATGTAAAATCTAAAAAAATCAATACCCGAGTTTATTTCATTGTCGAAAAAACAGGCTATGTAAGATATGTAACTGCATTAGGAGACGATCCGAAACACTCCAAAGCCGCAGAAATTGCTGTAAGAAGACTTTTTGTAAAATGGAAACCCGCAACAATCAAAGGAGAACCGGTAAGATTTCTTTATACTTTTCCGCTTACTTTGAAGAAATTTTAA
- a CDS encoding DUF6973 domain-containing protein, translated as MRTFKIFFSTIRSMSFKKIIRLLTLVLPHPVFSLLSFHATVQAYTIAQKKFPETASTNGVGNAFRHALWCCFIAMYCSKVSSPQKALKFCKRITDMHEELFPNKPLETKMDLHNNKFGMDYFKELLPGVHRQFFEKSFFIEGLEKKMKEAKVLKNLDDDFEGFLVYLDEK; from the coding sequence ATGAGAACTTTCAAGATATTTTTCAGCACCATCCGAAGTATGAGTTTCAAAAAGATCATCCGTCTTTTAACACTTGTTCTTCCTCATCCTGTTTTCTCATTGCTCAGTTTTCATGCCACCGTTCAGGCATACACCATTGCCCAGAAAAAATTTCCTGAAACAGCTTCCACCAATGGTGTGGGAAATGCTTTCAGACACGCATTGTGGTGCTGTTTTATTGCGATGTACTGCTCTAAAGTCTCTTCGCCTCAGAAAGCGCTGAAATTCTGTAAAAGAATCACCGATATGCACGAAGAATTATTCCCGAACAAACCTCTGGAAACCAAAATGGATCTCCACAACAATAAATTCGGAATGGATTACTTTAAAGAGCTGCTTCCGGGAGTTCACCGCCAGTTTTTCGAGAAAAGTTTTTTCATCGAAGGCCTGGAAAAGAAAATGAAAGAAGCTAAGGTTCTGAAAAATCTGGATGATGATTTTGAGGGGTTTCTGGTTTATCTGGATGAAAAGTGA
- a CDS encoding CBS domain-containing protein — protein MLEAFGYSHIFIKKSHHFYGAIAQDFLYEEEGTLKNLEHQIERFAILEDNNIMDSIRIFYTFNSNVIPVINKSEKYLGYISCEDIFQDFSKYPLFSESGAILTVETPARKYSMTEIANIVESNNSKFYGAFISFMSDEVIQVTIKIGNENLSSIDETFDRYDYRIVQKYYSDEKSDLLQDRFGFFQKFIEI, from the coding sequence ATGTTAGAAGCATTTGGATATTCTCATATTTTCATCAAAAAATCCCATCATTTTTACGGTGCAATTGCACAGGATTTCCTGTATGAAGAGGAAGGGACGCTGAAAAACCTCGAACATCAGATCGAGCGTTTTGCCATTCTGGAGGATAACAATATTATGGACAGCATCAGAATATTCTATACCTTCAATTCCAACGTGATTCCTGTTATTAATAAATCCGAGAAATATCTGGGATACATCAGCTGTGAAGATATTTTTCAGGATTTTTCAAAATATCCACTGTTTTCGGAGTCGGGAGCCATTCTTACGGTGGAAACTCCGGCAAGAAAATATTCGATGACAGAGATCGCCAATATTGTAGAAAGCAATAATTCCAAATTTTACGGCGCATTTATCAGCTTCATGTCGGATGAAGTGATTCAGGTAACGATAAAGATTGGCAATGAAAATCTGAGTTCTATTGATGAAACATTCGACCGATATGATTACCGCATTGTACAGAAGTACTATTCTGATGAAAAATCAGACTTGTTGCAGGACAGATTCGGGTTTTTCCAGAAATTCATAGAAATATAA
- a CDS encoding RNA methyltransferase has protein sequence MVQKLKLEELNRIDVETFKSVEKIPLVVVLDNIRSMHNVGATFRTADAFLIQKIILCGITPQPPHREIHKAALGATESVDWSHENDINTAINDLKSQGFEVVGIEQTTNSQIITDFTIDKTKKYAVILGNEVEGISDEALPNIDSFLEIPQLGTKHSLNVSVCGGIVMWEFAKALK, from the coding sequence TTGGTACAGAAATTAAAACTGGAAGAACTCAACAGAATTGATGTGGAAACCTTTAAATCGGTTGAAAAAATTCCTTTGGTAGTAGTTTTAGACAACATCAGAAGCATGCACAATGTGGGTGCAACGTTCAGGACGGCAGATGCATTTTTAATTCAGAAGATTATCCTTTGCGGAATCACGCCGCAGCCGCCACACCGCGAAATCCATAAAGCTGCTTTGGGAGCTACGGAAAGCGTAGACTGGAGTCATGAAAATGATATTAATACAGCCATTAATGATTTAAAATCTCAGGGATTTGAAGTGGTGGGAATCGAGCAGACGACCAACAGCCAAATAATCACAGATTTCACCATCGATAAAACAAAAAAATACGCGGTGATTTTAGGAAATGAAGTGGAAGGAATAAGCGATGAAGCGTTGCCGAATATTGATTCTTTCCTTGAAATTCCTCAGTTGGGAACCAAACATTCTTTAAATGTAAGCGTTTGCGGAGGAATTGTAATGTGGGAATTTGCAAAGGCTTTAAAATAA
- a CDS encoding NAD kinase — protein sequence MKAAIYSQKKDLDTFLYLSKFISELESRDVKSVLYDEMAEALQFSKIFETFNNKKDLLEKEVDLFFTFGGDGTIVNSLTFIEDLEIPIVGVNTGRLGFLASFTKEEAFKELDSILKGDVKTSRRSVIQVVSPVLEDFFPYALNDVTVSRKETTSMITVDSYINNEFLNVFWGDGVIVSTPTGSTAYSLSCGGPIISPNNENFVITPIAPHNLNVRPLVVNDSVEIKFGVESRVSQYSLSLDSRLIHIETDQEIVIKKADFQILLVQPNNLSFYETIRQKLLWGRDKRN from the coding sequence ATGAAGGCAGCCATTTATTCTCAGAAAAAAGATCTTGATACTTTTTTATATTTGAGCAAATTTATTTCCGAGCTGGAAAGCAGAGATGTAAAATCTGTTTTATACGATGAAATGGCTGAAGCGCTTCAGTTTTCAAAGATTTTTGAGACATTTAATAATAAAAAAGACCTTCTGGAGAAAGAAGTGGATCTTTTCTTCACTTTTGGCGGAGACGGAACAATTGTAAATTCCCTCACTTTTATTGAAGATCTTGAAATCCCTATTGTCGGGGTAAATACCGGAAGATTAGGATTTCTGGCAAGTTTTACCAAAGAAGAAGCATTTAAGGAGCTGGATTCTATTCTGAAAGGCGATGTAAAAACAAGCCGCCGTTCTGTAATTCAGGTTGTTTCGCCTGTTCTGGAGGATTTTTTCCCGTACGCTTTAAATGACGTTACGGTATCCAGAAAGGAAACCACTTCCATGATTACGGTGGACTCTTATATTAATAACGAGTTTCTGAATGTTTTCTGGGGAGACGGTGTTATTGTTTCCACTCCTACAGGTTCTACGGCGTATTCGTTGAGCTGTGGAGGTCCCATCATTTCTCCGAACAACGAGAACTTCGTTATCACTCCTATTGCACCGCATAATCTTAATGTAAGACCTTTGGTTGTGAATGACAGCGTGGAAATTAAATTCGGAGTTGAAAGCCGCGTTTCACAATATTCTCTCTCTCTGGATTCGCGGTTGATTCATATTGAAACGGATCAGGAAATCGTGATTAAAAAAGCGGATTTTCAGATATTACTCGTTCAGCCTAATAACTTAAGTTTCTACGAAACCATCCGCCAGAAGCTACTTTGGGGAAGAGATAAAAGAAATTAA
- a CDS encoding energy transducer TonB, translating into MMKITPFLAVFFPVLIFSQEQPIQTTQLNELLITEKNGRANIDAEKPATFPLGVTVLKNTIAKNFRMRKVHNNAETESCSITFLIDKEGFMTEVKAYGDNESFNREAERALLKIKDKWIPAELNGEKVRYRFRIPLTISFNQK; encoded by the coding sequence ATGATGAAAATAACACCATTTTTAGCTGTATTTTTTCCTGTGCTTATCTTTTCTCAGGAACAACCTATCCAAACAACTCAGCTTAACGAACTTTTAATTACTGAAAAAAATGGCAGGGCAAATATTGATGCAGAAAAGCCGGCAACATTTCCTCTTGGGGTAACAGTATTGAAAAATACAATCGCTAAAAACTTCAGAATGCGAAAAGTACACAATAATGCTGAAACAGAATCCTGTTCAATTACTTTTTTAATTGATAAAGAAGGCTTTATGACTGAAGTAAAGGCATACGGAGACAATGAGAGCTTTAACAGAGAAGCTGAAAGAGCTCTTTTAAAAATTAAAGATAAATGGATTCCTGCTGAACTTAACGGAGAAAAAGTTCGTTACAGATTTCGAATTCCTTTAACAATTTCTTTTAATCAGAAATAA
- a CDS encoding cupin-like domain-containing protein yields MILESVDVVNDISKEDFQKNYFKKHKPLLIKNFASRWDAFDKWNFDFIREKAGEQEVPLYDNKPADANKSSDAPVTRMKMKDYIDTIKSKPSDLRIFFYIITDRLPELLKNFTYPDLGMKFFKRLPTLFFGGSEAHVLMHYDVDLGDFLHIHFEGKKRILLFDQKQSAFLYKVPLSVHTIYDIDYENPDYEKFPALKHAKGFEIFMEHGDALFIPGAFWHFNRYLEPGFSMSLRALPNKPNVFANMLYHVFIMRYTDKIMRKIFKAKWVNYKQKWAYKKSSEALAKHS; encoded by the coding sequence ATGATTCTCGAAAGTGTAGATGTTGTTAACGATATCAGTAAAGAAGATTTTCAGAAAAATTATTTCAAAAAGCACAAGCCGCTTCTGATTAAAAATTTTGCGAGCCGATGGGATGCCTTCGACAAATGGAATTTTGATTTTATCCGTGAAAAAGCGGGTGAACAGGAAGTCCCTTTGTATGATAATAAGCCTGCCGACGCGAATAAAAGCAGTGATGCTCCGGTTACCAGAATGAAAATGAAGGATTATATTGATACGATAAAAAGTAAACCTTCCGATCTGAGGATTTTCTTTTATATCATTACAGACCGGCTTCCGGAACTGCTGAAAAACTTTACGTATCCGGATTTGGGAATGAAATTTTTCAAACGTCTTCCGACCTTATTTTTCGGAGGGAGTGAAGCGCATGTTCTGATGCATTATGATGTAGATTTGGGAGATTTTCTGCACATTCATTTTGAAGGAAAAAAGAGAATTTTGCTTTTCGATCAGAAACAATCCGCTTTTTTATATAAAGTTCCGTTGTCGGTTCATACCATTTATGATATAGATTACGAAAATCCTGACTATGAAAAATTTCCTGCCCTGAAACATGCCAAAGGTTTTGAAATTTTTATGGAACATGGTGATGCACTTTTTATTCCCGGCGCGTTCTGGCATTTCAACCGATATTTAGAACCCGGGTTTTCAATGTCACTTCGTGCTTTACCCAATAAACCGAATGTTTTCGCGAATATGCTGTATCATGTTTTCATCATGAGATATACCGATAAAATCATGCGAAAAATTTTTAAAGCAAAGTGGGTGAATTACAAACAGAAGTGGGCGTATAAGAAAAGTTCGGAAGCTTTGGCTAAACATTCTTAA